In the genome of Triticum urartu cultivar G1812 chromosome 5, Tu2.1, whole genome shotgun sequence, one region contains:
- the LOC125507046 gene encoding uncharacterized protein LOC125507046, whose amino-acid sequence MPPRRRGASCFRGVRERPNGWYSAEIRSGDVRLGLGTFRSTREAARAYDAAAWRLERPRSQMNFRDVFTREEAQRLAPPPRLITDMDRADHSRWQRRLLVAEEDERAMAEWRRRHPEDVDAERAYWAERTARRRSERVDRRQQKAVANEQCDIVFAGGRSFFTSDDERWDDIWLSTSDDTDESDDGDDSDLE is encoded by the coding sequence ATGCCGCCGCGCCGTCGGGGTGCTTCGTGCTTTCGCGGCGTCCGCGAGCGCCCCAACGGCTGGTACTCCGCCGAGATACGGTCCGGCGACGTCCGGCTCGGCCTCGGGACGTTTCGGAGCACGCGCGAGGCGGCCCGCGCGtacgacgcggcggcgtggcgcttGGAGAGGCCCCGGTCGCAGATGAATTTCCGGGACGTCTTCACGCGCGAGGAGGCGCAGCGcctcgcccctccgccgcgtctcATCACGGACATGGACCGTGCCGACCACTCTCGGTGGCAGCGCCGTCTCCTCGTCGCCGAAGAGGACGAGCGAGCCATGGCGGAGTGGCGCCGTCGCCACCCAGAGGACGTCGACGCCGAGCGTGCCTACTGGGCGGAGAGGACGGCAAGGCGCCGCTCGGAGCGGGTGGACCGGCGTCAGCAGAAGGCAGTGGCGAACGAGCAGTGCGACATCGTCTTCGCAGGTGGGAGGTCATTCTTCACCTCGGACGATGAACGTTGGGACGACATATGGCTCTCAACCTCGGACGACACCGACGAgagtgatgatggtgatgatagCGACTTGGAGTAG